Part of the Scyliorhinus torazame isolate Kashiwa2021f chromosome 25, sScyTor2.1, whole genome shotgun sequence genome, tgggggtgaaacccacgcagacacgagaatatgcaaactctacacagacagtgacccagggccgggattaaaacctgggacctcagcgctttaggcagcagtgctaaccactgtgacgcccTTCATTTAGGGCACGTCTAAAAGCTCCCTCTTTTACCAAGAGTTTGGTCATGACCTAATAATGCCTGGTGTGCGTCAGTGTCAAATTCTGCTCACATTggggttttattatgttaaaggtgcaggTGGTTGTTGTTTCATAACCCTTAGTATTGTAGAAGGAGCAAGGACTTAAAGCAGCAAGGAGTTCCCCAGTATTGACGTCCTGGACAAGTAGGAGATGGTATCGGGGTCTCAGTTTTTAAGAGAGTAAAACGAGGGAGCTGTGATTGCAACTTCAGAAGTGTGCGCATATAATCCAAACCTTTATTGCGTTTTCAGTACAGCATAGCATATTGCCAAGAGACTTTACTGAAGAGATCAGTTTGTAACAGTAAACAATACCAGTGAACGTTGTACACAACTCAGCCACAGCCAGCAAATCCTGAACTGAGAACAAAGGGAAAAGGGAAAACCTTGATGCTTGCTTCTCATGGCCTTGTCAATGAAGCCAGACCCTACCCGGAGTGGACCCGAACATCCAACAGGGTTACAATCTCCCTTCTTGCAAGTAGCATAGCCGGGTTAAAGGTCAAAGGCATAGGCAATGATGTCTGGACATCGAAGCAGCGCTTCCTTCTGAACGCCCAATGGCGTCTGCAAATGGGACACCTGGAAGTTTAGGATGTCTATGTCCGAAGCCGCAAACACCGCAGTGACAGAGACCCTCTCGTACATGGTGAAGTCTACCGGCTTGCCCGCCATTGCGATCAGACTGCGCAGGAAGCGTTCCCGAAGGCCAGACCGCGATCGTTGCTCCTCCCTGAGGTTGGAACTACAGCAGTTGTTTGAAGCTTGGATGGAGGAAGGTGCGAGGGCATGGTACCGTGGGGACGTCGGATCAAAGCCTCGGCTCTGTCCATCGGGACCCCGTGGAAGACGCACGACCATCACAGGTGACGTCATTCCTAGGAGCTACAGAGAAACAAGAACCGAATGAACACATTGGTGCCGGTGTACATCGCAATCATCATTAAAATCAGCATTTTACAAAAATTGTAACCTTCCAGCCAATATTGAATGCTAATTCCCCACACATACCCTCAAAATCCCCTTCGTGTCCTGGAGCTCCTGTTTTAGTGACCACTCCAAGTGACTGTGGCAGCTGGAGGTGGCAGACTAAATTCTAGGGCCTTGCGTTTCTGCATGGCTCAGCGTTAACTTTCAACCCCTCAGTTTCCCCAGGCTGGTGCCTTCACCGCCCCTGTCCCTGTCCCCAGAGCAACCGCCAATCACATCTTTATAGAGTTGCCCAATAATTGGGATGTGGCGGTGAGCAAAGCTGCAGGGAAATGACCATCAGAAATGTGATGCTGCCAGGGTTATTTGTAAGAAAGCAGTGTTGCTGTGACATTCTTGGAAGCCACCCCTCAGCCTGAGTCAAGATGGGCATCAGTGGCAGAGAGAAAATAATTAAATCAGGTGTCCTCAAGCTTGGGATTTAAAAATCTGAGAGATAGTTGGAGGAATAATGGCTTAAAGCAGAAAGTAGTTCCCCGGTATGGAGGATCTTGAAAAAAATGAGTTAAAAAGTTTGCAAGTCTCTATATCAACATAAGACAGAACTTTAGCTTTGGATCATTCTCGTAGAACGCAAAGTGCCCAGGACCATCCCGTCAGATTGACCGTCTCCTTCCTCCAGACACCACCCTCACTGCCCAGACTCCTGAACTTGCCGCCACCCATATCTCCCTGTTCCCaaacccccctcaacacccctccctcctcatccttcccccTCAACaccgctcccccctcaccacccctgccccatcacttccccctcaactgccccatcacttccccctcaacacccctccccctcccccatcacttccccctcaacacccctccccatcacttccccctcccccatcacttccccctcaacacccctcccccatcacttccccctcaacacccctcccccatcacttccccctcaacacccctcccccatcacttccccctcaacacccctcccccatcacttccccatcaccccccaaccTCACTCCACGCCCCCCAACCTCACTCcacgcccccctccctcactccactccctcttccccatcaCTCCCCGAACGCGCTCCTTCGTCCCCGTTTTTTTTAACCAGCTCCGTGCCTGTTAATCTCTCCCGGATCATCCAGCCTGGCAGGTTGAGTGGGGACCTGTACCGACTGTGACCCAATTTCGGTGCCACCGGAACCCGCTCCCCCGGCTCTCGGGTTCCCTCCACCGCCAGCGCCCCCCTGCGCCCGTTCCCGGTACTGACGCCGCTCCTCAGCCTGGGACAGAAAGTTGCCCAATCTGTCTCCCACCTCATTCCAGCAGCCAGACCAGTCCACATATCTTTCTTCTTTtgctccttcatgggatgtgggcttcactggcaggGCCGGCATTCATTGCCTTTCCCTAATTGCCCCTTAAGAAGGATGGTGAGCTGTGTAATATCCCGTAccggacctacggggtgggaatggttATCGCCCCGTGGTTCTCGCGGGGTTCGAGCTTCTCCGCTGCGGGGCGGGGGAACTCCATTAACCATTgtgtaaaaggtcggccagtaaggcactgagcAGGAAAGGAAGCCGGTAGGGATCCACCAGGTAGGGTATAtaccgttattgtaaataaatctaaCTTTATTTTAACTGGTGTGACCTCCCCACgtccttatttttttttaaaaaataatattttattgaaaatttttggtcaaccaacacagtacattgtgcatcctttacacaacattataacaatacagataataatgaccttttttatttaaacaagaacaaaagaaaacaacaacaaataaataaatattaaataacaaaaaataaaaactagccctaattggcaactgccttgtctcaggccaccccccaagtcctgggctgctgctgctgccttctttgttctcccctatctatctttccgcaagatattcgacgaacggttgccaccgcctagtaaacccttgagccgacccccttaggatgaacttaatccgctctaactttatgaaccccgccatatcatttatccaggtctccacccccgggggcttggcttctttccacattagcaatattctgcgccgggctactagggacgcaaaggccaaaacatcggcctctttcgcctcctgcactcccggctcttgtgcaaccccaaatatagccaacccccagcttggttcgacccggactcctactactttcgaaagcacctttgtcacccccatccaaaacccctgtagtgccgggcatgaccaaaacatatgggtatgattcgctgggcttctcgagcacctcgcacacctatcctccaccccaaaaaatttactgagccgtgttccagtcatatgtgccctgtgtaataccttaaactgaatcaggcttagcctggcgcacgaggacgacgattttaccctgtttagggcatctgcccacatcccctcctcaatctcctcccctagctcttcttcccatttcccttttagttcgtccatcatagtctccccttcgtctctcaattccctatatatatccgacaccttaccgtcccccacccatttctttgagatgactctgtcctgcacctcttgtgtcgggagctgcgggaattccctcacctgctgcctcgcaaaagccctcaattgcatgtacctgaatgcattcccttggggcaacccatatttctcggtcagcgctcccagactcgcaaacttcccatccacaaatagatctttcaattgcgttatacctgctctttgccacattccatatcccccatccattccccccggggcaaacctatggttgtttcttatcggggacccccccagtgctccggtctttcccctatgtcgtctccactgtccccaaatcttcagtgtagctaccaccaccggactcgtggtatagttccttggtgagaacggcaatggggcagtcaccatagcctgcaggctggtccccctacaggacgccctctctaatctcttccacgccgctccttcctcctctcccatccacttactcaccattgaaatattagcggcccaataatactcacttaggctcggtagtgccagcccccccctatccctactacgctgtaagaatcccttcctcactctcggagtcttcccggcccaaacaaaacccataatactcttttctatccttttgaaaaaagccttcgtgatcaccaccgggagacactgaaacacaaaaaggaatctcgggaggacc contains:
- the gemin7 gene encoding gem-associated protein 7 — encoded protein: MTSPVMVVRLPRGPDGQSRGFDPTSPRYHALAPSSIQASNNCCSSNLREEQRSRSGLRERFLRSLIAMAGKPVDFTMYERVSVTAVFAASDIDILNFQVSHLQTPLGVQKEALLRCPDIIAYAFDL